One Acidobacteriota bacterium genomic window, CTCGGCCACTTCGCCGTCCACCGGAATCGATTCGCCGGGACGAACCCGTACCAGGTCGCCAACGCGAATCAGCTCGAGCGGTATCTCTTCTTCCTTGCCGTCGCGGACAAGGCGCGCTGTCGGCGGCACCAAGGAGAGAAGCTTGCGAACAGCCTGGGAACTGCGGGTGCGGACGCGCATCGAGACGTAGCCGGAGAGCAGATGGTACGTGGTGATGAACACCGAAACCCCGAAAAAGTCGGCGATCGGGAAAGTTGGTGAGAAATAGCCCAGGATGCCGCCGGCGAGGCCGGCGAAGGCCCCGAGTTCCAGAAGCACGTGCTGGTTGAGAATGCCGCGGCGCAGGCTGGCCCACGCCATCAGTAAAATGTGCCACCCAGGCCCAAACACCGTGCCGAAAGCCAGAAGCGGCATGAGCAAAGGCAACAGCGGAACCGACTGCGGGTTTCGTACCACGCCGGTCCACATCAGGATCATCATCGTCAGAGCGATGGCGGTGAACCCGGCGGCCACAAGTAAGTTATTTCGCTCCCCCAGCATCATCGCGTGTTCTTCCTCGAACGTGAGCACTTTCCGGGGATCGCGAACGGTGTAGCCGAGGTCGATGATGATTTTCTTTAGCTCGCGGGCCGACATGCGTGAAGGCTCGTACTCGACGAGTGCTTCCTCGTGCGCCAGATTGACGCTTGCCCGGCGCACCCCTTCTGCGCGCTCGAGCGCTTTCGTCATGCTGGCGACACAGAACGAGCACGACATGCCGCCCACTTTCAACTGGAGTTTTTCGACTCCTCTCGATATTCCCGGCTCTATGGCCGCGCTCCGTCCTGGAGCGAATGCGTCGGGTACATTGGACCGATGTTGAGGAGCTTGGGGAATTAGATCGGGACTCATGCTGCGTCTCCGAGTTTTACCTCATATCCGATTTGCTGCAATCTAGCTTGCACCTGCTCAGCATTCGTGCGCTTGGGATCAATGGAGACCGAAACGCGCTGTTCCTTTGCGCTGGCTTGCACGTCTTCGACGCCAGGAAGACGTTTCAGCGCGCGTCCAATCCGCTCTTCGCACGATTCGCAGTGGATCTTCTCCGCACCTGTGACGTTGAATTTAAGATTGAGAGCCATGATCGTTCCTCCTTGCTTTCAGCTTAAGGTCTGTACCCG contains:
- a CDS encoding heavy-metal-associated domain-containing protein — its product is MALNLKFNVTGAEKIHCESCEERIGRALKRLPGVEDVQASAKEQRVSVSIDPKRTNAEQVQARLQQIGYEVKLGDAA